The window TCGAGTACTCCGGCGTGCTGCTGGTGGTCGCGTGGGCGTGGACGGTCGGCGGTCAGCGCCCCCGCCTGCGCACCGCGCTCGGCGGGCTGGCGGCCCTCGGCGGCCTCGCCCTGGTGCTCGGCGTGGGTGAGGGCGGCCTCGCCGGTGGCACCGGGCTGGTGTGGGCCGGCATCGCCGGCGCCTGCCTGGCCGTGTACTTCGTGCTCGCCGCGCACGACGGCAGCGGCGTGCCCGCTCTGGCCATGGCCTGGGTGGGCATGCTCGTCGGCGCCGCCGTCCTCGGCGCCGCGGCGCTCGTGGGCCTGCTGCCCATGGGGGTGGCCCTCGGCGACGTCGCCCTCGCCGGCGCGGCCGTCCCGTGGTGGTCGGTGGTGCTCGGCATGGTGGCCATCGCCACCGCCTTCGCCTACGGCACGGGCATCGCCGCTGCCCGCCGCCTCTCCGCGGCGCCGGCGTCCTTCGTGGCGCTCACCGAGGTGCTCTTCGCCGCCGCGTGGGCGTGGGTGCTGCTGGGCCAGCACCTCTCCACCGTCCAGCTGGTCGGCGGAGCCGTGGTGCTCGCGGGGATCGTGGTCGTCCGCAGCGACAAGTCCTCAGCAGCGGGCTGACCCGTCCGCCGGACCCTGCGCCGCCAGCGCGGCGCGCAGGGTGCTCACCGGCACCGCGTACGCGTCCTCGCCGGTCGTGGCGCCCGCGTAGAGCACGCCGACCACCGCGCCGTCGCCGTCCACCACGGCCGACCCGGAGCTGCCCGGCGCCACCGAGGCCTCCAGCTGGAGCACCGCCGCCGCGGCGGTGTGCAGGGGGTCGTCCGCAGGGCCGGTGATCGTCCCGGTGGCCTTCGCCAGAGCCTCGCCGCGGGGGTAGCCGACCACCGTGACGGTCTCCCCGCCGACCGGGTCGGCGTCGGCCAGCGGCGCGGTGGCGGGGAGCGCCTCGCGCGTGCGCACCACGGCGAGGTCCGCCACCGCAGCCGTCACCGACCCCGTCACCGCCAGCTGGTGACCGTCCCACGTGTCCACCTGCAGCTGCTCCGCGCCGGCCACCACGTGCGCGTTGGTCACCAGGGTGTGCGCGTCCACCGCGAAGCCCGAGCCGGTCCGCACGTTCGTGCAGCCGACAGTGCGCACCCGCACCGACGCCCGCACCGCGGTGCGCAGGACGCCCGCAGACTCAGCGCTGGCGACGGCGCTGGCCGCTGCCGCGGCCGGGTCCGCCGCTGCAGGCTGCACCGGCGGCATCTGCGGCACCGCTGCGCACGCCGCCGTCCCCAGCACGCTCACCAGGACGACGACGGCGGCGGAGCGCCTCAGCGGTCCCCCGCTTCGCGCAGGTCCGTGGCGCGGGCCTTCTCCGCGGCCAGCTGCTCCACGCGCGCGTCCGAGGCTGCGAGGTCGGCCTGCAGCGCGTCGAGGCGCTGGTGCAGCTCCTGCGAGGTACCCACCAGCTGCGCGCGCTGCGACTCGGCGCTCTCGGCGCGCTGCTGCCAGGCGTCGCTGACCACCCACAGGTACGCGGCGGCGCCGAGCGCCAGCACGAGCGCGCCCACGAGGGCCGTGACGACGAGCGCGACGCCCGCGCCGCGGGCAGCTGACGGCTCGCGCCGGTGCGAGCGCTCGCGCAGCAGCGGGAGTCCCTCGACGTCGGGCCGCGACCTCTGCGCCGGCACCACAGCGGACCGCGCCGCGGTGGGTAGCTGGCTCACCCACCCATCGTGACCGCTGGCGGTGCCGTGCGCGGGCGGTTCACCGGATCCGGCCTCCACCACCCGCGAGCGCCGGTGCAGCGACGCGGGCTCGAACTGGCAGCCGTCCTCGTCGGACCGGCAGTCCGGCGCCCCCCTGGCGCGGTGCGGCTAGGCGGTGCCCGCGAAGGTCCGGCGGTAGGCCAGGGGCGTCGTGCCCAGGCGGCTGAAGTGGTGGCGCAGCACCGCGCCGGAGCCCCACCCGACGGCCGCGGCCACCTCGTCGACCGGCAGGTCGGTGGTCTCCAGCAGCTCCTGGGCGCGCTGCAGCCTCATCCGCGCCACCCAGGCCGCCGGTGAGGTGCCGGAGGCGTCGGCGAACCGGCGCGCCAGCGTCCGCGGTGACATCCGCGCGTGCGCGGCGAGCCGCTCCACCGACAGGTCCTCGGCGAGGTGCTCCAGCGCCCAGACGTGCAGGGCGGCGAGGTCGTCGTCGGCGCACGCCTCCGGCGGGAGCACCGGGGTCGGGATGAACTGCGCCTGGCCGCCGTCCCGGTGCGGCGGCACCACCATGCGGCGGGCGATCTTGGCGACCCCGGCGGCGCCCAGCTCGCCGCGCAGGAGGTGGAGGCCGGCGTCGATGGCGGCGGCCGAGCCGGCGCTGGTGATGACGGGACCGTCCTCGACGTACAGGACGTCGCAGTCGACCGTCGCCGCCGGGAACTGGGCGGCGAAGTGGTCGACGTACTTCCAGTGCGTGGTGCAGCGCCGCCCGTCGAGCAGCCCCGCGTCGGCCAGCACGTACGAGCCGCTGCACGCCCCGAGGAACCGCGCGCCCCGCTCGTGCGCCGCGCGCAGCGCCGCGACGACGGCCGGGCTCGCCGTCGTCCCCCGGGGTACGGGGGTGGTGACCACGAGGTCGGCCGAGGCCGCGCGCTCGAGGCCGTGGTCGACGTTGACCGAGAACCCCTGGTTGGTCACCACCGGACCGGGGTGCTCGGTGACCAGGGCGAAGTCGTAGACGGGCAGGCCGTCGTCGCTGCGGTCGAGCCCGAAGAGCTCGCACACGATGCCGAGCTCGAAGGGGGCGACACCGGGCAGGACGAGGACGGCGACGTCGCGGAGCACCACGCGCACAGCCTGCCACGCAGTGTGGCAGGAAGTCGATGACCGGTGTCACTTCTGCCACTGGTGGCACGAGTTCAACGGCCGCCAACATCGGGCCATGGAGATCCTCGTGGCCCTGGTCGCCACCGTCCCGGTGCTCGTCGTCGTCGCCGTCGTGCTCGTCGCCGTGAGGGGCGACGGGTACGGCCACCGCCCGCCGCCGTCCTCCCGCCGCGCCTGGCAGGCCGGGGACCTGCCCAGCCGCGCCTACCGGGAGGGATGAGCACTGGGCAGGATGAGGACCGTGGACGTGCGCGCAGCGGTGGACCTCAACCTCGCCAACTGGGACGAGCGGGCCCTCGCGCACGCCGCGCCCGGCACGGGTTACGTGCTGGACGACTACGTCGCCGACCCGGCGAAGATCTCCGACGTCGTGTCCTTCGACGCCCCGCGCCTCGGAGACGTGTCAGGCCTCCAGGGCGTCCACCTGCAGTGCCACCTCGGCACCGACACGCTCTCCCTGGCCCGCCTCGGGGCGCGCATGACCGGGGTCGACTTCTCCCCCGCAGCCCTGGAGCAGGCGAGCGCTCTCGCCGCGCGCGCCGGGGCC is drawn from Quadrisphaera setariae and contains these coding sequences:
- a CDS encoding EamA family transporter translates to MTATAAQTAPAASTLPAQSGLLYALASAAAFGTSGIFANALLAAGWTPGSAVIVRMLCAGLVLAPVAVAQLRGRWHLLWAARWRALAFGVFAMAGCQLGFFAAVETVPVSLALLIEYSGVLLVVAWAWTVGGQRPRLRTALGGLAALGGLALVLGVGEGGLAGGTGLVWAGIAGACLAVYFVLAAHDGSGVPALAMAWVGMLVGAAVLGAAALVGLLPMGVALGDVALAGAAVPWWSVVLGMVAIATAFAYGTGIAAARRLSAAPASFVALTEVLFAAAWAWVLLGQHLSTVQLVGGAVVLAGIVVVRSDKSSAAG
- a CDS encoding S1 family peptidase; the encoded protein is MSVLGTAACAAVPQMPPVQPAAADPAAAAASAVASAESAGVLRTAVRASVRVRTVGCTNVRTGSGFAVDAHTLVTNAHVVAGAEQLQVDTWDGHQLAVTGSVTAAVADLAVVRTREALPATAPLADADPVGGETVTVVGYPRGEALAKATGTITGPADDPLHTAAAAVLQLEASVAPGSSGSAVVDGDGAVVGVLYAGATTGEDAYAVPVSTLRAALAAQGPADGSARC
- a CDS encoding GlxA family transcriptional regulator, with protein sequence MLRDVAVLVLPGVAPFELGIVCELFGLDRSDDGLPVYDFALVTEHPGPVVTNQGFSVNVDHGLERAASADLVVTTPVPRGTTASPAVVAALRAAHERGARFLGACSGSYVLADAGLLDGRRCTTHWKYVDHFAAQFPAATVDCDVLYVEDGPVITSAGSAAAIDAGLHLLRGELGAAGVAKIARRMVVPPHRDGGQAQFIPTPVLPPEACADDDLAALHVWALEHLAEDLSVERLAAHARMSPRTLARRFADASGTSPAAWVARMRLQRAQELLETTDLPVDEVAAAVGWGSGAVLRHHFSRLGTTPLAYRRTFAGTA